CATTGAAGTGTTTATTATGGACAGTTCAGTGAGTTTCGCCAAAATGTGTTGTATTTTCTAGTCTTGATCTCAATTATTGATGGGGGCAATCTTGGGTTGGAATAATTATTTGAGTTGCTGCGGTAGTACAGGTAGAATATCAATTGTGTTATGGAAAGACTGCGATCCCTGCAGTCTTTTCTGCTGGATATCTAAGGATGCTGGGAGGGAGTAGACTGAATTTGAATGCGAAGAACCACCACCTAATGACCCTACGCAAGCTAGCACATGCTTTAACTCGTACATGAAGCTTTAACTCGAGATAAGGCCATAGAACGTACCAATGGAGATTTCCTAAGAAAAGAGGGAGAAATTACTGGCAATTGAGCTAATGATATTgggatataatataaaaaagagatcCTCTAAATTCAAATGTTGCATAACTGTACTCTTAAAGCTTTAGCAAGCAAATCCTTTACACGAGATGAGGGAACGAGCTAAAGGCTTTGGAGAATTTGAATGGCAAGCTGTACATGGTGACCGAGTTTGCTCCAAGTATTGACCATTAACAAGCTGTAAATGACCCCTGTTGTCTGTGACTGCAGATCATGGTGCTTAGTGTTCTATTACCATTTtaatcaaggttgtcaatttcgtttcgataaatattttatttttttaattgaaatagaaTGTTTCAGTTTTGGAGTTTTTCGGTGTGCCGTTTCGGGGTTGTACTgttcacacacacatatatatatatatatatatatatatatatatatatattcaacaaacataatttaaattcaagataaattaattattaattatgcaatacaaacacaataccaaacaaatataatttcaaaatttaaaatatttctaagtagtcaagattaaatagatttttaacttaaaataattcaacttaaacaaaatatcaaaatattatgaaaataaaatgttttaacaaaaagattttaaatataaagttaggtcaatgttatcaagtggTTAATGGAATCTAAAGCATCACTTGTTTtcctcaaattcctacaaagtataaacatgaaaaaaaaaaacatgaatataaaccatatatattagtgataaatctaattttaaaaaattaatatcattgttaatgaaaataataataataattttcaatattattattaatatcattgctattgaaaatagtaatgaaaaagagctttttataatcaggtggtttaattaatgaaattgagcaatgttcaatttgatttaatggttttttaagagtggaacggaacatgtggaatgaaaccggaacttTCGGGTGGAATTTAGCTGAAAAATCTGGAACGGACtgagatttaaaatgaaataaaatttattttgttttgttttattttttaaattaatataaaatattttgatcatttcagataaaacataataaaattgacaaccttAATTTTAACTGAAACATCATCGAGGCACGTTATTTTCACACATAAATATGATAGTAGTCACTATCACATATACAGCCACCGGCCACTGGATTTGGCAAGCTGCATGATGAACGGCCCAGATAACagatattatcattttgcacacTAGAGACAAACCTTGAGTGGCATGTATGGTAAGCTATGGGTTGTGAAGCACACAGGTTATAAAATCCTTGTAATTTATGTATCTAAATAATCTCTCCATTTTCGTGAGAGAATCTACGGTACGCGAGCCAGTCATTTTCCACAAAATCCAACACAGATTTGAATGTGAGGGGTAGCTTTTACACAGCTGCATATATTGTTTGTATGCATATTTCTACATAGATTTGGGtccccccctccccctcccacccctttcctctcttctctcaCCTGTGCAGAAACATTGCCAGCAGTGTTGATAGCACCTATGACTATCCGGAAGGTTACTGAAACACAAATGAAAGAGAGAGCTCCTCACTTTTTGCAAGCAGAAAggcaaaacaacttttttctgCCCCCTCTCGCGGGCACCatatctttctctttctctagATTACCCTCCCAGCATAAATTTACCTCTTCACCAATTTGCCCCTTCCCCAGTGTACAGAACACATGCCTCTGTATATAAAAGTTTGAAGAGTAAGGGGTGGTTGTCATTATAATGCAACATTGAGTTATTTAAGTTCCATTTAGAGAGGTGAAGATAGTTAAATTTAGCTGACAGTTCGGAGGGAAATGGCACTAGAAGCACTGTCTTCTAGTGAGTTCCTGAACTTCATAAGCTATGACACTATCCCTGCAACTCCATATAACTGCCATGACTCCCTAGAGACAGCAGGTTTCTTGTTAGAGGATTTGAAACCTCAAGACCATGGTGTTTCTGTAAATAGCTCTTCACAAATGACTCAACAAAGATGTTCTGTAGAAGCCACCAATAGGAGGCAGAATTTATTAGCTgtgcaaggaaaaaagaaaagaagaagaagaaagccaaGAGTTTGCAAGAACAGAGAAGAAGCTGAGACACAAAGGATGACTCATATTGCTGTTGAGAGGAATCGGAGGAAACTGATGAACGGGTATCTTGCCGTTTTGAGATCTCTCGTGCCTGAATCTTATGTTCAAAGGGTTTGTTTCCAATTGTTTCCGATAACTAATATCTGTTCTCTTGCATGCCTTTTTCCTATAATGCCAGCTACATTTAAGTAATTGGTGATCATTAGTCATGGAGATGTTCTACTGATTGTTGTTTTTGCCAACTTTTTGTAATAGAATTCGGTAAGTCTCCTAGTGGACGGTTGGCAAATGAACATTCAGACATTAAAAAGAGCTTATTGTGAAATAGGAGTAAGCAAATTAGTTCGTTAACTAAAGAGGCCTAGTTGAAGAGTTTTCGCAGCTTAGAGTCTCTACATATCTCATATTCAAGCATGTATACATTTCATAACCCAGTCACGAAAAGTTGAAAATCTTGGTTCCACCACTCTAATTTGCTCATTCTTTTGCATAATTCCTTTATTTTCACGTGAGAATAAGCAATATTAGAGTCTAGAGCAAGCGTTCAAGTGTGGTGCTGCTGGTGATTAATCTCAATTAATGTGACATTCAAGGTTAAACTTTGCGATTATCTCAGTCATCATGcgtgttaattatatattacttAATTCCTACCTACCTGCATGTGCTAATTACGCTCGTTAAACCTTTCTTAAAGTGCAGGGTGACCAGGCTTCTATAGTGGGTGGTGCCATAGAGTTCGTGAAGGAGTTAGAGCACCTTCTGCAATCCCTTGAAGCCAAAAAGCTCAAACCACATCAAGGACTAGCAGGACCTGATTATGACATTGAAGATGCTACTGCAACCTCAGAGTTTCCACCACCACCCTTCGCACAGTTTTTTGTGTATCCTCAATACACTTGGTCTCAAATCCCTAACAAGTTTACGTCAAAAACCAAAGCATCCATAGCCGATATTGAGGTCAATTTGATTGAAACCCATGCAAATATGCGGATTCTCTCAAGAAGAAGCCCCAGACAGCTTTCAAAGCTGGTTGTTGGATTTCAAACACTTTACCTCACTGTCCTTCACATCAATGTGACCACCATGGACCCCTTGGTTCTATACTCAATCAGTACCAAGGTATGTACAATGAATATATGTTGTgctattgtttttcttcattttactttaatttgGACCCCGACacaaaagaaaagtaaattccGAACCCTCCTCTTATATGGTTCATGTCACTTTGGGTGCCATctctatcaataatatttttattgtaaggatgttttatctcatattttagaaaaatgCAGTCGTTTCATTGACTAAATACTACTGGACATGTTACATGGGTCATGTATTTCATTCAGAAAGCATGCATAGCACTATAATTATGCAACTAGTATACGCTCCTAACAAATGACCCCACAATAATGAGATCGATGGCGAGGAAATCTGTCGCCATTTTATAAGCAATGGTCTTCAATTATAGCCATACGGGCCAGGGGGGAATGGGCAGGGTGTGTAAGGACGACACTTTGTagtatttttggtgttttctaagTTTAGAAACTCATGTCCGTTTGCCTAGAATTGCAGAAAAAGAAGCAGTTTCGGACTAAAATCTGAACATACTTGATGCAGCTTGAAGAAGGATGCCAACTCACCTCGGTAGATGACATAGCAGGAGCTGTCCACAACATGCTTCGAATAATTGAGGAAGAAACTGCCCCGTGTTGATCAGTCAAGTCATTTATCTATCCAAAATCACCATAATGCCACCCACTTTTGTCTCTTGTGATGAAGTTCCGGTTCTTGGGCTTTTCAATGCATCTTCAGTGTAGTTGGACACATGTGCTTTGTAAGTTGTAatgttttttgttatgtttttttaacagttCATGAGGGCTAAAactttaaaagtgtattttcaAACAGAAAGGAAAATGGAAGGAGGGAGATGATGGGATTAGAGAGGAAAAGGGAATGAGGGTGATAATGAGATTTGAGAGTAGCCATGTTTGCAACAATCTGGCATGTGAAGAAGGTATCTGTTTCAAGGACTGAAAATCTAACGATTGAGTGCTCgtagtttttgttattttttgttatattattattattaaagcaTATTCTAGTATCAAAACTCTAATTTCATTTGTAATGTGTAGAAAAGCACAAGGATTGCCTTATTACATTAATGTTATAAAACTCATGAAACTTGATCCGGTAAAATAATCTAGTTTTAGATTTGATGGATCAACTCcagtaaatttaaatatttaattttgtcattATGAATCACTAATACTTCTTACTTCAAATAATTAGGAGATCTTAAATTTACTTCTTTGCTTCATTCatgaatattattaatatattattaatttaatgcaGAAATCATCTCTGTTAATGAATGATGAAACActtaacctcttttttttttcttctgattaaTTGGTATGATAATCAATCaagtcaattatatatatatatattccacgGCCACCTCGACTTAGAGAAGATAAAGGCATTGTATATATGCTCTAACAAATATAAGGCCCATTCCAGGGCCCATATTTTCCAATATTTCTTTTGTTACAGAAGGGAAAACCCCATCGGTAGTAAGGCTCTAGAGGCCGAATTACATTACAGACTATTCATAGGGCCGAATGGAAAGCCCACTAGATCCAACGAAGGAACTAAGATAGACCAGCTATGATCTTATCAATAAGCTCTTCCCATGGCCCCCCATACCCCGTCCCATCTGATTTACATAAGTACggcaatttaatttgaattgatgGAAATTAATTTGATGCGACTTGGAAAGATAagtctttttttgtatttcaattttcatgGATGATAGATAAATTGTAgataatatcaaatttgatttgaaatccATTGAGTAATTTAAccgaaaaatatatttatattatataaatatatttatataatatttagattatttttaatacaatatatatatatatatatatattaatactgacataaaataaatatatatgaataatatttattatttttatcatttattatatatatacatattttttatatattaactattttatttattattaattaataaataataatagataatgTACAGGATACTCCTAACCCAAAAAGTAATTAAtgaatatctaagttttttatttaataaataatatatataaaaaaatcccacCAACAAATATCTTTCGTCATCATTTACAGCAACCATGCAAACCTCATCAGAACCCTAGCTCAGGCACTAAAAGAAAGGGCAAGGTTTCCGTTTAAACAGGACTGTGTTtccgttttgttttgtttttttttttcctttctgtcttccgaattttaaattgattcatACTACGCATTAAAAAAAGAACGTGgaaatagtttgtttttaataaacatgaaccattaaatattaaaatgatgccTCAATGGCTCATGATCTTTTAAAGCCATTTTCAAGTtgttttattccaaaaaaaaaaaaaaaaatggggaatAACATTTTTCATTCCCGAAATTCCTTCACCCAAATCTCGCTTGTATTAGGTGCACGGAACCAAAAGCAGAGGGAAAAGAAAGTTAGCTTCAGACCAGAGATTGCAAAAGGGAAACAGGGGGAATAGGAACTCTGTGTTGCCAAATAGATGAAAACATCTGCATATCCCTCATGCAGAACAAACAAAATGCTGACAGGACAAAATTTGCAAGAAACATTGATATCCctcatcaattttatatatagagGAACACAATCCTCACGCTTACATAACTTTATCATAACCTTGATTAATGGAAAATATGACCGTCGATAATTCTTGTATTTCTTCATCATTCTACTAACAATTTCctctctaaaaagaaaaataatcggAGTTTCTCCGTTTAAACAGGACTAGTGGCGTCACGTACTCTTCCATGGCCGGTGGGAAAGAATCTTCCGCTTGAAAATGATCTCTTCATTGTAACGGGATTAAGCACACAATGCAAGACTCTTCTTCTGTTGCTAGACGTGAATTTGCTGTCTTCTGCAGAATGTTTTGATGATCCAACATCTCCTGAACAGTCTTCTACTCGAACACCTCCATCCTGGATATTCATGCGTAAAATATCAGCGACAGAAGCGTGGCTTTGACATGGATGATCCATTGAAACTGATCTCCTAATGCGTTGATACCCATCAATATCTCGCATCTCAATTATGGTATCTCTCTCTTCCAAGTTTCCCAAATCACTAAACACGCGCAACGGAGTCTTTGGATCCCCAGCAGGATTCTGCATCTCTTGCTCATCTCTAGCAACCCTTTCCGTGCCTTGTGTAGCAGCCACATTGTCGTTGGATCGCTGGCTATTTTGCCAAGATTCATTGCCTTGAGGAGTTTCAGCCACCGGAGGAGGCAGTTGAGGCGGGGCAGCGCTAAAGAAAACAATGTTGGCACGACACAATGGGCAATTCGAGTGAGAGCGGAGCCATGTATCAATGCAAGGAACATGGAAAGCATGGCTGCACTTAGGCAAAAGCCTTATGCTCTCATCTTCTTGAAACTCGCTGAGACAAACTGAGCAATCTGTCCCGTCAATCAAACCATCTCCCTTTTTGTACCTGCATACTGTGATGGACCTTATAAGAGCCTCATCTAAGCCAGTTGTTGCAGCGTGCCAAGGCTCATGGAGAGAGGGGTTGTGATCGCCCTCAAATTCCTCATTCTGGCCATGATTTTGATCCCTTCTCCTTGCTGGATCATTGTTTCCACAGTATATAGATATTATGGTGTAGTAAATTACTAAAAGGAAAGCACTGAGCAGTATGCCTATGATGGCAATGACAAGGGGAGAGATTTTTGGACTTGAATTGTCATCGAGGAATTCAAGGGGAGGCGGAGGAGGGAAAATGATGTAGCACCATTGTCGACAGTATAAGCTACAAAATCCTTGAGAACAGTCTTTATTGTTCACGTATGGAATCAAAGTTTTTGGGGTGCCTAGTGATGCCATCACAAGCCTTACAAACTATAGGATTTTAAGCTATTAGCCGTTCTGACACGATGCACACATTCTAAAGTGAGAAGCAAATCATTTGGACCATTTGTACCAGTCCAAACAAAATAACCTGAAAGACTCTTTTCACAACTGGGTGGAAGAAACagtgaaacaataaaattatggtaagaattgatttgaaaataatttcataaaaccaACGATATTGAGATGCtctgagaaagaaaaggaaaagaaaaattatatagagATTACCTTAGAAGCATATGAGCAAAACATTAATTATGAACTGATGTTGTATTATCTATCTAGGTGAGGTGAGGAGAAGACAGAACAACAAGAACAGAGAGAGTTCGAGTAATAAGATTTTAAGAGACCACAGAGGAGAAGCCTGGGATTTGGAAGGGGAAGGGCTTACATGGAAAGCAAAGTAAAGACTATTGACTAgaattctttctttcctttctcttccttttcttgttcATCGCCTTTTCTTTTCCGTGCTATCTCTTTTTGTGGGGGAGATAATGGTATGTTGACTAAGGAGGTGATGCTGGTTGGGGAATTCATTAAAGTAATCaatgcttttattattgttcatGACTGGTGCGGTAGGGGTGAGCATGTAGCATTGAAACTCCTGTGTGAAATCTCATTTGCAATATTTAGTCTCAAGTCGAAATCTTAAAccgttaaatttttaaaatttgaaacttccggatattatcattaaaattcaaatattatattaaaaaactattttaaaatatcgGTTTATGAATTTCACCAACAAAGTTTAGTCTCATCGTTTCTCTTTCCCTCCTTGCAGGTGGCACACGACAAGGCCACAGAGAATTTCTCACAATGGAGCTGATAGGATGTTGCGATCACTATAATCCTTtttctgtttcctttttttcccctttcgtGTCCTCTGGATTTAGAAAATTGAGCTTACTTGGAGAGGTGAAACGGTTTGTAGTGTACTAGTGTGGGCAGGCTTTCCCTTGGCGAGATATGGAAGAGGGAAAGgggcataattcaagagaatagAATCTTTTGTGGGGAGACCGAGACATGATTTTTCAATACACTGTAATGCTCCATTGTCTACTCTCAGAGCATCAAAGTGCTGCTTTGTGGACCCGAGCAGCAAATGGTCTTTGAATTCCACTTGAGATGAGCATATATTCTCCCACCTGACTCGAGACCAacgtcttttttcttttacagtTCAACCGAGGTGACAAAGGCTTTCAGCAGTAGCCAGGTCTAAGAAATCACAAGACAAGATTCAGCAACTAGTGCCTGTTGAGACTTGAGACACAGATTCATCGGCCATCTCTTCAAAAAGTACCGAGGAATCACTGTAAACTAACATGAAATCCAGGCCGTTCCTTGAGATAAAATGTCAGGGTAAAGATGCGGCAAATACTACTAGATATGCCATTGCATCAGCTCAGTTTCAAGTCAGTCGAACAAACTTTAATGAGTCATGTGTGAGAACCAAgagctctctttctctctaacCAAGCAACCACCCCATAACCTAGGTggaccttttctcttcttttcactTTCACTTTCTCAGCGGTCTACGCACCCTTCTCCATAGCCACACCCTTAATGACCTATAATTTACCCTATACATATACTTGCATGCTAATATTAGATTCTTAATCATCACAGCTAATTTTCAGTTTTCTATAAAGCTCCACACACAGAGACACACACAGAGTAACTTCCCATGATGTCCATGAGCAATCAGAAACAAGCAAGGTATCTCAACAAATGTGGCTTCAGTGTCCTGTGTTCACTTTTGTAATAACAAAATGCTATGGAAAATGAAACCAtctcctctttctctcctcAACGTGTTCTGGATCATCAAGTGatcaccacaaaaataaatcacgATGCTGACTAGGATCAAGATGGCATTGAACATCTCTAACCGGTAACCAACGCAGACAAggaatgatattatttaaattgaaattattgagCTTAGAAAAGATACGTCATTGAAGTTGACTGAAAAGGTTTTTAAAGAGTCGTCTCGTCTGTGAACCAAGCACTCTCCCTGACCTACCAACAGCCAACCACCCTCAACTTAATGGACtgcttttctcttctttatcaCATTCTCAGTATCTCTTCACCTTTAGTGGCCCATAATAGTCTTTAATTAATGCTTCAGACTACTCAAATTAAGACTGGATTATCTTCATCAATGTAGTCGTACATGGAGTTCGTAACGGGCCTCAAGTAAACATCCCATGATGCCCACAAGCTAGCAACTAGAAGTTATATACCTCCAAAGATGTTGATTTTATCTCTCAaccatttattattttcatttttttttcctttgatgtgCCCTGATCTTCAAGTAAACAACGAAAATTAGCTACCAACTGCATCAAGATAAGCTTGAACCTCTACTGCGTGAAGTCCATCTTGAGATGGAGCACAAGATTCCAAATCAACTTGacgaaaaagaaaatgattttaaaatgttaatattgAAATCATAGTATAGATAGAATCAGAAGGATGTAAATGATCATAACAGATATGAAACCATAACAAGAACGATTCTTGCATATTATCATATATACCAAGAAAAGGTTCGATGGTGTTCTTGTTATATCATAGAGCTTATAAAAATCAGATGAATAAAGCATaatcatgaaagtctgatgacTTTGCAGCCTAGAGCTGAATAACAAAGAAGGCTATGAAGCAATCAACTGCCATAGGAACACTGATTCAAATGCAAACAAATAATGACAGTAATCTCAAGCTCCGGTGCAGTCAGAATCCAATCACGGCAAGTTAGCGGCAAAGGATGACATGGTTACAAGCAAATGCTTGACAACAGCAGGAAACCCATAACAACACTCCTAGTAGCCAGGAGTTATATGAATGCCCTACGGACATACTTTATCAAGTATGAATTGTTGAGACAGATTTTACCAGCGTATCATCAAatctttctccttttcctttttcttgttaaaattCTAAACAGCTTTTACCAGCTAATCACACCCCTACCTctaaaaaccatatatatatatataggttttctattgtgttctttttattaattaagagtattataaataatattgtgtatataagaacaaagaaaaaattatttgaaagtaaGTCAAAGTTGTGGATTAAGAGTTTTAGTCATTAAAAGTAGATGACTTAAATATGTAATTTCTAagtttataagaataaaataaaattaaactcactatcaatttttaaaaatttatgaaaaatagtttctaattattgaaatttagtAGTTAATTactgaaatttattttgaagagtgaaaaatttttatagtttgatTCTAAATGTTtcaatatactaatatcaattgatttttatatagagTTTGAATGCATATAAGATGTTtcataaaaaacttgatttctATATGAAATTgacttatttaattgataatgaTTTTCTAAAACTATCTACAGTTAATACTTTTTGACAACTTCATTGTAATTATGCTTAGAATATTActttacttgaaattaaaaaaacatttttagccTTTTCTTATTGGATTTcataaagtaattatttttagacCATAATTATCGatgcataattatttttggtatttaattattaaaaatatatattttgtaagaaaaacagCAGGTTGAAATAACACAGTTATGGTGTTAGGTGATTCTTGAAGGGTGTTTAAGGTCATTTAAGCTAGTAACATATTTAAGTTTTGattaaactataaattaaaatcaattgagTATTAgtgaatatataatttatggTGATTGTTATTGCTAAGTTTCTCTAAGTTAATCTTAGATTTGTGCATCAAATAAGGAATTTGTCATTTATATAGTTAGTTATTTTGAGttggaaaatatatattatgtattaaataagttttttatgaaaatatttattttttcatgaattaaatAGACCATGCATGATAAATGATTTGTAAATAATGTAAGTGTTTTGTAAAAGTATGGATATGActttaaaagtgttttaaatatgttttgtttttgtgaacCCATTTATAGATTAAATATGAATTTGATTGACTATGCTTTGAACTTGATCTTTGAGGGTAAAACATTAGCacttataatttataaacatatttatttagaaTCTGATGCCTAGTCATAGGGTGGTTAGAATAAATATATTCCTTtgactttaaatataaatatacaattCATGtttgggttgaaaatgattggtgtgaattattttagtttataaatgGTTTTATAAGTTTGCTTTTGGTCTATTAAAACCTTAAAAGTACTTAGGTTTTGGTATGTTAAATGAAGTAATTGTAAGCTATATGTATTAGTAAGTTTTGGTACGCTTCATCCTGCTAAGAagatgaattattatttattaagtgtGTGGCACTCACCTTTACTGCCTATTCatcttctctattttttttttccagatggTTTGGAGAAAATTTAGAATATCAAGTGGATTGTTCAAAAGTTTATAAATGATttatagactttaatattttaataatatatcaatttatgaTCTTAAACTtgtaatatatttgattttatttgactttaaaaTTAGGTTATTTGATGTGACAAGGTTTACATTGggtttagttaattaattattcacgatagattttttttagcagaatgttatttttagtataatttcttaattagagttaatatatatttatttttttgtttt
This genomic interval from Populus alba chromosome 1, ASM523922v2, whole genome shotgun sequence contains the following:
- the LOC118039256 gene encoding E3 ubiquitin-protein ligase Os04g0590900; amino-acid sequence: MASLGTPKTLIPYVNNKDCSQGFCSLYCRQWCYIIFPPPPPLEFLDDNSSPKISPLVIAIIGILLSAFLLVIYYTIISIYCGNNDPARRRDQNHGQNEEFEGDHNPSLHEPWHAATTGLDEALIRSITVCRYKKGDGLIDGTDCSVCLSEFQEDESIRLLPKCSHAFHVPCIDTWLRSHSNCPLCRANIVFFSAAPPQLPPPVAETPQGNESWQNSQRSNDNVAATQGTERVARDEQEMQNPAGDPKTPLRVFSDLGNLEERDTIIEMRDIDGYQRIRRSVSMDHPCQSHASVADILRMNIQDGGVRVEDCSGDVGSSKHSAEDSKFTSSNRRRVLHCVLNPVTMKRSFSSGRFFPTGHGRVRDATSPV
- the LOC118039255 gene encoding transcription factor bHLH71 isoform X2, with the translated sequence MALEALSSSEFLNFISYDTIPATPYNCHDSLETAGFLLEDLKPQDHGVSVNSSSQMTQQRCSVEATNRRQNLLAVQGKKKRRRRKPRVCKNREEAETQRMTHIAVERNRRKLMNGYLAVLRSLVPESYVQRGDQASIVGGAIEFVKELEHLLQSLEAKKLKPHQGLAGPDYDIEDATATSEFPPPPFAQFFVYPQYTWSQIPNKFTSKTKASIADIEVNLIETHANMRILSRRSPRQLSKLVVGFQTLYLTVLHINVTTMDPLVLYSISTKKKKQFRTKI
- the LOC118039255 gene encoding transcription factor bHLH71 isoform X1, yielding MALEALSSSEFLNFISYDTIPATPYNCHDSLETAGFLLEDLKPQDHGVSVNSSSQMTQQRCSVEATNRRQNLLAVQGKKKRRRRKPRVCKNREEAETQRMTHIAVERNRRKLMNGYLAVLRSLVPESYVQRGDQASIVGGAIEFVKELEHLLQSLEAKKLKPHQGLAGPDYDIEDATATSEFPPPPFAQFFVYPQYTWSQIPNKFTSKTKASIADIEVNLIETHANMRILSRRSPRQLSKLVVGFQTLYLTVLHINVTTMDPLVLYSISTKLEEGCQLTSVDDIAGAVHNMLRIIEEETAPC